Within the Microcebus murinus isolate Inina chromosome 16, M.murinus_Inina_mat1.0, whole genome shotgun sequence genome, the region acctcaaactcctgggctcaagcaatcttcctgcctctgcctctggagtagctgggagtacaggcacgtgtcaccatgccctgctaatttttttacttcttgtagagaccaggtctcgctcttgctcagactggtaaaactgtatttttatttgataaatttaaagGCAACcaccaagagaattaaaaacactttatgCCTTGAAAATCACTATACAAGAGAAAAACCAATGtggaaatattcagaaaacaaaaagataaaaaaattaaaaaacacaaaaaataagatCAAACACATAAGCTATAACAGCAGAGATATAATGGGTTAAATCCAGCGGGAGTGGAGGCGCTGCAGTTTTTTTAGGACAGACCCTTGAGCCTACAGGCTTTTTTTTGCTAATGCTGAACCCTCGGTATGGCTTGCTTCCCCACCCTATTCAAGGGTAAGGCCTCATTTCAAGGCCGACTCCTTCCTCCCGATAGTCCTCCCGGGCCGCCCTAAGCGGAGTGAGCACTCCCCGAAGTGGACGCGGCACGTGCGTTCGAGTTGGCGCTTCGGGTCTAGGACGAAGTCCTGACCCCACTCCCTCTCACCCCGGGATGCAGAGTGGGGGCGGGGGCCCGGCCTTACTCCAGGTGCCGGGCGCAGGATGAAAGCGCTCAAACCCTGCTGGTGtgtaaagtgtattttttttcctcgTCGCACCTTTGGGACGATAAGCCTGTGCGAGCAGCAAGTTTCAGATCGGCTCCGTTTGCTCCTGGACTTAGTTTCTGACCCTCGATACTCCCATATGACCACCTTAGGTCCCCGCGCCCGGGAGGGTCTTCCTTTATCCGAGTCGGATCCACCTGCGACAGCTCGTCCTGTCCCCACCTTGCAGACTTGCAGGGTTTCAAAGCGTCTGCTGGGAGGCCGCGTCCGGAGCAGCAGCCGCAGGAGAGGAATGCAGCTTGGGGCTGGGAGTCAGGATCCCCTTCCTCAAGCCACAGGGGCTCCTCCCCTTCTCCAAAGATGCGGGATTCAGGGAGGGCGCGCTCCCACTGGATTTGTTAGCGAGCAGACACTGGGGCTGAGCCCAAGGGTTTGGGAGGGTAAGAGGCTACGAACGGAGGGACTCGGGGCAGACTTGCGACGCCCTGGAGCGTGTGAGACACAGGGGTCCCACGCGCGGACAGGGGCACAGCGTGTAAAGCTTTAAggcgccgcgccccgccccagcccgggGATTGGCGGCCCCGGGGGGCGTGGCCGGAGGGCGGGCCCGCGTTTGCCGCAGCCGCTGGTgggcggggcccgggcggggAGCGGGAGGGGCGCGGAGCGGAGCCGGGCCCGCGCCGCGCGCCCCGCCGGGCGGGCTTCAGGCTGCGCCAGTGAGCCGGGCTGGTGGCGCCCGCATCGGAGACCCGGAGCTGGACCTTGAGGCAGCAAGTAAGTGAGGCAGGCCCACCCTGGCGCCCCTCCCAGCTCCGACCCGCCGCAGTGCACGCTGCACCGCGCGGCGCGTCAGACTGGACcgcagctggggagggggcgcgTCCCGCTGCTGGGGtcccaggggggaggggagcggagaTGAGGCCGATGATGTCATGGATGCTTCGCCCGGCCTGGGGGGAGGTGGCGGCCAGAGGGGGTGCGGCCCGGATTATGTCACCTCTTCcctccgcgccccgccccccgggGCCACACGCGTTGGTGGGGAGCCCAGGGAGGTGCGGACGGGATTTCCCCCTGTAGGGACCCCTAGGCACCTCCGTCGACGGGCTGTGGTAGGGGTCTCTACCAGTTGGCGCTGCTGGCGGTGGGGTGCTGGTGAATGGCGACCCCCTCTCTTCCCCCTACCCAGCGGAGGCTCGTGTATGCGCGCGTGTGTGCTCAGAGTGGGGGGGCGCTGTCGGCCCCCTCAGTCCTAAAACACGGGCTTCATCAGAGCAAGGAGCTAGGTGATGGGCCCCTTCCTGCGCCAGTGCCCACAGTGCCAAGGGAAGATGGATCTCCCCTCACTCATCCCAACCAAGAAGTTCTGGAGATCTCTGCACCCCAAAAGCCCTTTTGCCCCCAGATCCCTTCCCTCCCGCAGTCCTTCCTGGAAGCTCTTCCTGATTTCCTGCCCCTATTCATTGCCTCTTTGCATTGCTCATAACTAACATTCCCACATGCATTTGCCctgcatttattttcttggtgCCAGGGCCCAGAGACCCTCCAGGACTTTGCCATCTGTGCCCCTGGGAAACCTACAGGCCAGCCCTGGTGAGGCCTCAGAAGCGAAATATCCCTGGGGTGTCCTAAGTCAAGTGTTTCAacacccctctccccccaggGGTGGGGGTGATCAGAGATGCCATCCTGGGAGGCAGCGTTGGGATTGGTCCTAGAAGAATGTAGGATGGGGAGAAAGAACTGAGAAGAGGTTGTGTGTGGAGTGGAAAGGGAGTGAGGTCAGGGGAGATATAGGATGGGCATCGGGAGAGGACTTGGGGCCCCTGCTGCAAGCTCTGCTCTGGTTCTGGAGGCCAAGAGGAATACCAGGTGTTTTATCCATAATACATTTACCTCTTAAAATGCCTGCAAGGTAGGTGTGAGAACCGGAGATGAAATACCTGTATGAGGTTCTACTCCTAATCAGTGGAGCTGGGATTTACACTTGGAGATGATGCCACCAGAACTCTGTCTACTGCACTTGATCCTGCTCATGGAAGGATTTGGGCAGAGCAGGGACATGATCGGGTTGCCCTTTAAAAAGAGAACCCTGACAGCTGCTCAGGGGAGGGAGTCAGGATAAGAAAGGCCAGTGAGGAGCCCTAGCAAGGGTGCTGGCAGGAGAGGCTGCTGAGATGTTTAGGAGGTGGAATAAGCTGGGCCTGGGGACTCTGAGACCCCAAGTGTTCGTAGCTTTGAGAGGGACATAGGTGGAGAGGGACTGGGTAGTCATGGTGGGTTGGAGGAACTTGCACAAGTAACCCCCAGGTAGAATCCATTTGGCCCTTTCATGACAGCTAATACTGTGTGTAATGTCCCAGGCACTGGGGGTGAGTTGGGCAGCAGGCTCTGATCCTAGGAGGTTGTGCTAATGCCAGGAGGCTGCCTTTGCAGATCATGCTCAGTTACCTGGGCCAGTTCAGGACCCTGACCCATAGGCAAAGCTCAAACCCTTCCTCTTTGGCTCAGTTCCTGCTTATTAGGGAAACGTATCTCCCTTCTCGTCCTGCCAGCTCCCTGCTGGGATTTTTAGGAAAGAAGCTGCAGCAGCCCAAGCTTGGAGAGGCAAGGAGCAGGGAATGCTTGCAAGGGGTTAACTATGCAGGTTAGAATCATGGCAAGAAGCTCTTTGAGGAGTGAGACTCCAGGAAGAGTTTCTGTGGGTTGACAATCAAAGATTCCCCCAGGTAGAGCATAAGGAAAGGAGGAGCAGGACAATGGTCCTGGGACCTCATTTCCATCCAGGACTCTGGGCATCTGAGCCTGGCTGGGGACCACACACACTCTAGGGAAACAGTGTGGCAGAGTGGCATATGACCAGTGCCAACCTATGGTCAAATTTTCCTTTCCTGGATCTCGGAGAAGGTGGTACTATATGTTTGTACTGCACcttacagtttacaaagcaccTTCACAAACATCCCGTCATTCACATGATCAACTTGATCACTGCTAAGGTTTGTTCCTGTCCACAGCCAGGCCTCTGGTGCAGCCCCTTGCAGTTCCCTTGCCTAGATCTTTCATTTCACTATTGGTGCCTCCCTTCGGCATATCAACACACTCAGGTTTCTACCatggttaattttaaaattaaaaaagtccTTGGATCTCACACCTCCTTAAATTACTGCCTTCTCTGGCCTCTTTTTAGCAGGaactctgccttttctttctctgcaccCCTCTAGCCCTGTGGTCTGACTTTGCTTTGCACCACTTTTCTGAAACCATTCTGACGTAGACACCAGTGATGTCCCCACTTGCCAAATCCAGAGCACAATCTTCATGCCTAATTTTACCTGGCCTCTTTCTCTTCAACACTGGAAGCTGCCCCCACATTTTTGAAGGCCCCCACTTTGGCCTTCAGGGCCCAccctcttttgctttctttctgctCCCAGACTCGTAGGACTCTGTTACCCTAGCTTAGTGCTGGGCTCTGCCCACACCCCCCTCAAAGGCTGCAGATCCCCGTCTCTTTCTATCCAGTGCCTGAGAAGTATCTTCCTCTGGTGTTCCCCAAAGCACCTATTTCCCCCAGGCAGTCTTCCCTTGTCATGTTAAGGATGTCAAACCCATCCTGGTGCCCTAGCCCAGATTGCTCCTTGTCCCCACCTCCTGAATCCCTTCTGTATGAGGTTTTGCTAGTTTTCCTTCCCAAACCTTGCCCAGGCCTTCCTACTGGTTCCAAGCCTCAGGCCATTCAGCCTTCATCCTCCCAGTCCCCAGCTCTCCCAACATTGCTGGCAAGAGAAGGGGGTTGTGCTTAGGTGGATGGGTGGGGTTGCAGGCCCTAGGCAGCAGGCTGGAGTGTGCTGGGGAGTGGAGGCAAAGCTGGGACTAGGCAGGAGAGGCACCTAAcgcacaaaatttaaggaggcccTCACAGGGTCGCAAGCCTGCTGACCCTGCACTTGAGGTGTGCCCTAGGAGCCTCTTTTGCTTCACCCTGGTCCCAGCCCTTGCATGTGAGGGACAGACTGGCCCAAGGGAGGAGGGTGGCAGGCAAAGTGCTGTTCTCCATACCTGTAGGGACAGACACTAAGGGAATGGAATTCTACAAAGGTAGTGGCCTGGCTTGATGGCAAACTTTCCAGCAATCTGGGGCTGCAATTCCTGCTGTAGTGGTCAGAAGACCCTGGAAGGACAGAAGTTTTGTCAGGCTTTCTGGGTCTGGGGCCTAGCATTAGAACTGGGCATCTGGGTAGAAGATGGTGTGTGGAGCACTCAAGGGGCCACTGGGTTCCACGTGCACCCTTCACCTTGATAGGGAAGGAGGGCTCCCTGCCTGTCTGGGAAGGGAGTAGCGGGTAAAGGCCTTAAGGGCGCTCCCTCCCATTTCTGGCCCACATATTTGAGGGCCTTACCGGCCTTACCGGCCTTACCTGAGGCAGGCACTGCCTGCCTGGGGCAGGCCCCTGCCCCGCTGGATTATGCACATCTCTGGGGCAGGTGTTCCCGCGGCGGACTTGAGACAAAGGAACGAGGAAGCAGGGCCTCCCTGAGCACAGGTAACCTGAGGTCTTGCTCCCCCTTCTCGTGTGGGCCGGCCTCGGGGGAGGGGGCACACACCCACCGAAGGGCTTAGGGGACTTCACGGTGAACTGAGCTGGGTCAAGGTCCACAGGGAACAGGGGAGGGGCGTAgtccaggaagacttcctggtGGCAATGAATTCTTAGCGGGGTTCGCAGGCGCGGGATCCTCTGGGGCGCCAAATGGGTGCGgcggccccgcccctctccccgccCACTTCTCCGCCCACCTGTGGCAAACGCAGGCCTCGAGGGAGGCTCCGCCGGCGCCTGCAGCTGGCGcccctctgtcctctgcctgGGCCCCAGCCAGCCCCGGGAACCCTGCAGAGTACTGGTCTCCGGGAGGGGCCCCTCTCCTGCTGGGCCCCCCGTGCGTCTGAGTTGGGAGGGCTCCCTTGCCACGCGCTGCAACCGCGGCCCAGTCCGTCCGCTGGGGGCGGGACGTGCTGGAGGCGGTGCCCACCGCCGACCCAGATGCGGGCTGCAGCGGCATCTCCCACCCACCACCCGCCAAGACCCCTGTTTCCTCCTGTGCCCGCCGCCTCGGGGCCCCTGGCACGCGGCAGCCCCGCGAGGTAGGTCCTTCATTTCTCCCATTTCGCAGAGGAGAAAACTGCAGTCCGGGATGGCTCAGTTGGCGCGTCCAAAGTCTTGCAGCTGGTTCGGGCCGAGCCCCGACTGCGAGAGTGAGGCACATGGCCCCTGCAGACCGGGCCTCGGAGGGTCCAAGGCTTGAGGACCCGTCGGCTCCCCACCCCCTTGGAAAGGCAAGGAGAGAAGCCTGCGCTGGTAGTGAGCTTCCACTTCTGCCCTTGACTGCAGCACCCTAGGTTAGGGGGCTGGGAAGAACCCCCACCCTAAATTTCTGGATAGGGGTgtgtttctctccctccctgaacTCCTGAGATTCCCTATTGGATTCAGGTCCTGCTCTCCCCTTCCAGGCCCATCTCCCTAGCCCATGAAATTGAGCTACAGGGCTCAGACCCAGGGTAAAGAACCCTTAAGTTCTGGGGGTTTCAGCAAAGCGTTAAGAGGGCTCTTAAGTACAGGAGGCTCATGGACGAGGGGGGTTGAGACAGAAGTTGAGTGGGATATTGACCCGGGTAAAGCTGGGGCTGTGTGCATGGTGCCCCTGGGGTTGGGCTTTATCAAGTGGGCAATGGGCAGATCCCCCTTACCAAGCTCCCTCTCTTACCCTGGCCCTATTCCTCCACCTTGGATGCCTGGGAACTCTTTGTACCCCCTTTGTAGGGAAAGGGACACTGGGGAACAGGGTAGTGCTGGGGCTGACTTGgttggggggtgggagtgggggtggggtgtgacCTATCTCTGCCTTCTCATCTGTGCCCACAGTGCCCTCCTGGCTTAGTCATGGCGAAGCTGGAGACACTACCTGTGCGTGCTGACCCAGGGCGGGATCCCCTCCTGGCCTTTGCCCCACGGCCTTCTGAGCTTGGACCCCCAGACCCCCGCCTGGCCATGGGCAGTGTGGGCAGTGGGGTGGCCCATGCCCAGGAGTTTGCCATGAAGAGCGTGGGCACCCGcacagggggtgggggcagccaggGCAGTTTCCCCGGTCCCCGAGGCAGTGGCAGCGGGGCCAGCAGGGAGAGGCCCAGCCGCTACCCCTCAGAAGACAAGGCTCTCGCCAACTCCCTCTACCTCAATGGCGAGCTTCGAGGCAGTGACCACACGGATGTCTGCGGCAATGTGGTGGGCAGCagcggtggcagcagcagcagtggtggcAGTGACAAGGCCCCTCCACAGTATCGAGAGCCTAGCCACCCACCTAAGCTCCTGGCCACCTCAGGCAAACTAGACCAGGTCAGTCCCCAGGGCCTGAGACCCTCACAGCCTTTTTCTGGGGGTGGGAAGCAGCCCAGAAAGGTGGGCAAAGTGGGCCTTcttgggggctgggctggggagtcGTGGAGTGGGGCTCTGGGGCCAAGTCCATCTGGTGGATCCAGGACAGAGACCTGGCTTGGGTGAGCCATGAAGTGGAGAcccagatgaggaacctgaggatGGAAATCGAACGAGTGGGTGGAAAGAGGCTGAGGCCAAGGCTCAGGCCTCCTCCTgatgcccctccccctccctggcttTCATGCAGTGCTCAGAGCCACTAGTTCGTCCGTCAGCCTTCAAGCCTGTTGTACCCAAGAATTTCCACTCCATGCAGAACTTGTGCCCCCCGCAGACCAATGGGACCCCTGAGGGTCGACAGGGCCCTGGTGGCCTCAAGGGTGGACTGGACAAGTCTCGGACCATGACACCAGCAGGTGGGAGTGGAGGCGGCCTTTCAGACTCAGGCCGGAACTCACTCACAAGCCTGCCCACCTACAGCTCCAGCTACAGCCAGCACCTGGCGCCCCTCAGCGCCTCCACCAGCCACATCAACCGCATCGGCACTGCCAGCTATGgtagtggcagtggtggcagcagcgGTGGGGGGTCGGGCTACCAGGACCTGGGGACCTCTGACAGTGGGCGGGCCTCCAGCAAGAGTGGGTCCTCGTCATCTATGGGTCGGCCAGGCCATCTGGGGTCTGGGGAGGGCGGAGGTGGAGGCCTGCCGTTTGCGGCCTGCTCACCGCCCTCGCCCAGTGCACTGATCCAGGAGCTGGAGGAGCGGCTGtgggagaaggagcaggaggtGGCAGCTCTGCGACGCAGCCTGGAGCAGAGTGAGGCGGCTGTGGCCCAGGTCCTGGAGGAGCGGCAGAAGGCCTGGGAGCGGGAGCTGGCAGAGCTGCGCCAAGGCTGCAGTGGGAAGCTGCAGCAGGTGGCCCGCCGCGCCCAGCGCGCCCAGCAAGGCCTGCAGCTGCAGGTGCTGCGGCTGCAGCAGGACAAGAAGCAGCTGCAGGAGGAGGCCGCCCGGCTGATGCGACAGCGGGAAGAGCTAGAGGACAAGGTGGCCGCCTGCCAGAAGGAGCAGGCTGACTTTCTGCCCCGGATGGAGGAAACCAAGTGGGAGGtgcgggctgggggctggggccgtCTGTCTCCCTTCTGTCCCTCTGGAGAACCCCAGAGCAGTAGCCCCCACTATCACAAGGGGGAATGAaaggagcaggagggagaagAATGAAGTAGGAGTGTCTGTGAGTGGGTCTGGGACTGGAGGCTGTCCCTGGGCTATGTATGGTTGGCCACGTCTGTCCTGAGTCCAGGCAAGGCACCCGTGTCTCTGCAGCCCAGTCTGACGAGGGGCTGAGCCCGAGCCCTGGTGCCAGAGGTGGCGTGGGGTGGGGTGAGCAGGGCTCCGCCTTTACCTGCCGCTTCTCCTttgcctgccctgcccaggtgTGCCAGAAGGCTGGAGAGATTTCCCTCCTGAAGCAGCAGCTGAAGGACTCGCAAGCTGACGTGTCGCAGAAGCTGAGTGAGATCGTGGGGCTGCGCTCGCAGCTGCGGGAGGGCCGGGCCTCCCTGCGGGAGAAGGAGGAGCAGCTGCTCAGCCTGAGGGACTCCTTCGGCAGCAAGCAggccagcctggagctgggcGAGGGCGAGCTGCCTGCCGCCTGCCTCAAGCCGGCGCTGACCCCCGTGGACCCGGCCGAGCCGCAGGACGCGCTGGCCACCTGCGAGAGCGACGAGGCCAAGATGCGCCGTCAGGCCGGggtggccgccgccgcctccttgGCTTCAGTGGAcggggaggcggaggcaggcggggAGAACGGGACGCGGGCCCTGCGGCGGGAGGTGGGACGGCTGCAGGCCGAGCTGGCAGCCGAGCGGCGCGCCCGGGAGCGCCAGGGTGCCAGCTTCGCGGAGGAGCGCCGCGTATGgctggaggagaaggaaaaggtcATCGAGTACCAGAAGCAGCTGCAGCTGAGTTATGTGGAGATGTACCAGCGCAACCAGCAGCTGGAGCGGCGGCTGCGGgagcgcggggcggcggggggtgCGAGCACGCCGACCCCCCAACATGGCGAGGAGAAGAAAGCCTGGACACCTTCGCGCCTCGAGCGCATTGAGTCCACAGAAATCTGATCCTCGACCTGGGAACGTGGCCTTCTGACAATGTCTTGTCAAGAGGCCAGAGTCCccagtgtcccctcccctccatctctctcccccATATGTCCCATATCCCCAGACCAAAGAGGTTCTCAAAGCAGCTGTGACCAGGCTCCTCCCTGCGACCCGGCTTCCCCCAGTGCTGTGCCCTCCCAGCTCCAGGGCTCCCTTCGTGGGCAGCCCACTTGGACCCTCCTAAAAGGAGGGAATGGGTGAGGGCAGAGTCAGTGGGGATGAGggcccaggcagcagaggagTCATGCTCCCTTTCTTGGCACCCCCTTGGAGATGGAGACCGCAGACCTGCAATGCCATGAGGTGCCCCAGCCCCTCTGGTGGGGTCTGGGCTGCTACTGTCAGCCACCCTTTGTCCAGTGATGCTCTCTGTGCTCACTTCGTAGGCTGTGGAGCCTGAGGGGGCTTGCATGGTGTCTGCTGAAGCTGACCCTAGGCTCCTGGCTTCTCTCCTTTCTGCAGTGTTCTCCCTCCCTGGGCAGATTGGCAGGACAAGTGGGAGCAGATGGCCTGCCCGTGGTTGAGAGGGCtacctgcccagcccctcccccccaaggTCTCTTGGGCTCAGGCCTCAGAGCCTGGCGAGGTCCTGAGTGTGTGTCCCTGCGTGTgcgttgggggaggggagggcaggggctagAAGCTCAGCGCCCAGGGAAGATCTGTCCTCTTGTTCTTGGGTCACTTGGAGGCTTCTCAGCTCTACCCTCACCCTTCTGGCCAGGATCCTGCAGGGCAACAGCCCAATCTACTTGGCTGACCCCACACCTAGGACCACTTTTCAGCTCTAACTACAGCTATTAAGTGCTACCTGCCTCTCAGGCACTCCCTTCACCCAGTTTCTGAGGTCAGATGAGTGTCTGCAATGTCTTCCCCCACCTGATTCCCCCAGCTTCCTGCTTTCATGCTCAGCACATCATCTTCCTAGGCTGCCTCGTCCCCAAAGTCTCACCTTTTCTTCCAGTAGAAAATTCTGCTTGACCTTTGGtgcacctgcccacttcccagcTCCACTGATTGGCCCAAGTCTGAGCCCGGGGCCCTTGtttgaggggtggggaggggtggatgTGATTGCCCTTGAAGAACAGGCTACCCTGAGAGGAACACTGACCTCTTGGTTCCCAGGGCCCTGAGATGGCCTAGCATTTGCCCAGGGTAGGCCAGGCACAGCCATCAGCAGGGTTAGGGCAGCCAATGTTACTTCCTCTCGGGGCCCTCTCAGACTCCATCTCCCCAAGACAGGAAGGGAAAAGCAAATTTCTAATTCACCAGCAATAAAAATTGGAGGAGGCTTGGCCCTCAGCCCtggtatttctctctttttcactctCTTCCTCCCATCCCCAACACTGAATTtggggggcagggtggagagAGCTGGCAACTACTGTGAGCAAGTCCCCCAGCCCCTGATTGGCCTCCTCCCATGACTGGTGACTGTTTAATGAGCTGTGCATCCCCCACAAAACAGGAGCGCCCCTCTGTGTGGCCTCTAACACTTTGCACAGCCCCTCTGGGTGGTCCTCACCAGGTCTCTGAGCTGGGTGGGAAGCCACCCTGGCAACCACTGCCCACTCCACTCACCCCTCACTGCACCTGTCCCAGGACCTGGCCCTAGGCCACaggggcagggagaagaaaaggcattagtaggaaaaaaaaatagaaaaaaatatgaacagacttAGCTTTGGGATGTCCAACcacaaaagaaattatatataaatatatataaatatatatctctaCCATATGTGATGGAAAGACTTTTCGTTTTCctttcccaaagaaataaaatggagaaagcCTCTTGAGTGGCATTCTTTGGCCTTCTTGTGTTTTTGTGGGTATGGGAGGTGAGGCCTGGGTGGAAGGGTTAGTAGAGGGCAAAGCTGGAGTAAACATTTCCCAGAGGAGGCACGAGACTAGAGGTGCTCACTGGGCTGTGCTAGGAGTTTGGCTCAAAGCCCAGGCTCCTCCACGTTGCCCAGGAGGAGTCGTGGTTCCACATTTCTGCCCAATGGGGCTTTCACTTCAGCTCAGTCTGTCGTCAAAAGGGCTTCACGCTGGTTCCAGCTCAGAATCTGGACACTAGGCTGCTAGCCAGAAAACGAGTGATGCAGGAGAGCTAGATGCAGCCTGTGGAAACCTGAGCCACATTACAGTATGGCAGATGTTTGAGGGCAGAGTGCATAGAAGTGAAGGTTGAGAATGGGTTTGCAATTAATGGTGAGGCCCCCATAGACAAAAGGGACCCAAGTTTGCTGCACAGCAGAGAGCTGCCCTTTATGACAATTTCTTCTGTCATCCTCACAAAGCCCCACAATTAAGAATGCATTCTGCTATAAGTAACACAACAGGACctcaaagaatttatttttccccaccTGACAAGAAGTCTGGACTTGAGTGTCATTGGAATCAATTCATCAAGGACTTAGATTTTTCATCGTCACTGTCCCATCCTTACCCTGTTCCCTCCTTACCACAAGGTGGCTGCCACAGCTCTGTGCAGGGATTGAGGCTGTAACACTTTATCATGATAATGGAAGCTTTCCCAGAACCCTACCAGCACACTTCCCTTTAAATTTCCTTGTTCAGAACTGAGTCACATGCTCCTCCAACTTCAAGGGAGACTGGGAAATTGAGTATTTGGCAAAGAGGAACAGGATTGTTATGGCTGCCTAGGAGCAAACATGGTTCATCCCTTGGGGATAGGCTCTCTGCTCTCTCTGGGTTCTGCTAGCAAGGACAAAGTCATAATCAGCAACTAGCAGTGTTTGCCCTGGTCTGGCCTGTGTGAGAGAATCCTCCCTAAGCAGTGGTCTGGGTCCCTAAATGTCCACACCCAGGCAAATAGTGCTATCCACAGAGCTCAAGAGTTGGGATGCCATGTCCCTCCTTGCAGGGACATGTTCTCCTTACATTGACTTTGTCTCCCCAATAAGATGGTACTCGGGAGGGAGCATGATTTCTCAGGTCTCCTTCACAGCTTTTAGGATGTGTAGACCAGCAGCCAAGGTGCTGACAAGGTATGAAGACCCTGTTAGGTAGAGGCTCGGTGGAGTCTCTTCCTTGCCTAGGTGTCCATACCGACCCAGGTATGAGCTTTCCTACTTACAGAAGTGGAGGATCACCCTGGCTCATCTGCCATAGCTCTGGCCTCCTCAAGCTCCTGCTCCTCACATCCATTTCTCCTAACAGGCTCGTCTACCCATCACATCTCTAACTCGTCTCCTGAGAGCACCTTACAGATGCATCTCTATTATAAGTGCATTATTACCATCACTGTACTGGCTTAGAGGGTTTACGTGACTTCCATAATGCCATAAAACCCTGAGTGGCGGTCCTGGATTCAAACCGGTTTCTAAGCTACTCAATTACTTCCAGAGCGATGCATCTAGGCAGGAGTTTTCCCTAGGCAGGTCCTAGACTCCCCCTGTCTAACCATCAACATCCTCCAGTAGAAAACGTCCTTGGAAAACGCTGACGCAGTCTTTTGAACCTCGGCAGTACCCGTTAATCGCACAGCACACGGAAGTAGTGGGCAGTTGGCCGGAAGTGAGGCTGTGAGGTCCCGGTGTTCCTGGAGGAGTGTTCGTGCTGTCTGAGCCCGCGGTATACCGGGTTTGGTGTTGCGGCACCCGTCCGTCTTCGCCCGGCTCAGGTGAGTGAAGGAGGTTGCGGCGGACGCTCTCTGCGCTCACGGTGACCTGGGCCTTGGCCTGTGCCTCCCGCCCTCCTGGCCGGACCAAGGCCGGCGCGCACCGAAGCTCTGTCCAGTGATTCCTGGCAGGGGTCGTGGGCGCCTCTCACAGTCCTGGCTCTAGGGAGAACCTTGGCAACTCTCGCCACTCCAGAGTTCCGTGATCTTGGGCAAGAGGCTT harbors:
- the LZTS3 gene encoding leucine zipper putative tumor suppressor 3 isoform X1, with the translated sequence MAPADRASEGPRLEDPSAPHPLGKCPPGLVMAKLETLPVRADPGRDPLLAFAPRPSELGPPDPRLAMGSVGSGVAHAQEFAMKSVGTRTGGGGSQGSFPGPRGSGSGASRERPSRYPSEDKALANSLYLNGELRGSDHTDVCGNVVGSSGGSSSSGGSDKAPPQYREPSHPPKLLATSGKLDQCSEPLVRPSAFKPVVPKNFHSMQNLCPPQTNGTPEGRQGPGGLKGGLDKSRTMTPAGGSGGGLSDSGRNSLTSLPTYSSSYSQHLAPLSASTSHINRIGTASYGSGSGGSSGGGSGYQDLGTSDSGRASSKSGSSSSMGRPGHLGSGEGGGGGLPFAACSPPSPSALIQELEERLWEKEQEVAALRRSLEQSEAAVAQVLEERQKAWERELAELRQGCSGKLQQVARRAQRAQQGLQLQVLRLQQDKKQLQEEAARLMRQREELEDKVAACQKEQADFLPRMEETKWEVCQKAGEISLLKQQLKDSQADVSQKLSEIVGLRSQLREGRASLREKEEQLLSLRDSFGSKQASLELGEGELPAACLKPALTPVDPAEPQDALATCESDEAKMRRQAGVAAAASLASVDGEAEAGGENGTRALRREVGRLQAELAAERRARERQGASFAEERRVWLEEKEKVIEYQKQLQLSYVEMYQRNQQLERRLRERGAAGGASTPTPQHGEEKKAWTPSRLERIESTEI
- the LZTS3 gene encoding leucine zipper putative tumor suppressor 3 isoform X2, with protein sequence MAPADRASEGPRLEDPSAPHPLGKCPPGLVMAKLETLPVRADPGRDPLLAFAPRPSELGPPDPRLAMGSVGSGVAHAQEFAMKSVGTRTGGGGSQGSFPGPRGSGSGASRERPSRYPSEDKALANSLYLNGELRGSDHTDVCGNVVGSSGGSSSSGGSDKAPPQYREPSHPPKLLATSGKLDQCSEPLVRPSAFKPVVPKNFHSMQNLCPPQTNGTPEGRQGPGGLKGGLDKSRTMTPAGGSGGGLSDSGRNSLTSLPTYSSSYSQHLAPLSASTSHINRIGTASYGSGSGGSSGGGSGYQDLGTSDSGRASSKSGSSSSMGRPGHLGSGEGGGGGLPFAACSPPSPSALIQELEERLWEKEQEVAALRRSLEQSEAAVAQVLEERQKAWERELAELRQGCSGKLQQVARRAQRAQQGLQLQVLRLQQDKKQLQEEAARLMRQREELEDKVCQKAGEISLLKQQLKDSQADVSQKLSEIVGLRSQLREGRASLREKEEQLLSLRDSFGSKQASLELGEGELPAACLKPALTPVDPAEPQDALATCESDEAKMRRQAGVAAAASLASVDGEAEAGGENGTRALRREVGRLQAELAAERRARERQGASFAEERRVWLEEKEKVIEYQKQLQLSYVEMYQRNQQLERRLRERGAAGGASTPTPQHGEEKKAWTPSRLERIESTEI
- the LZTS3 gene encoding leucine zipper putative tumor suppressor 3 isoform X3, yielding MAKLETLPVRADPGRDPLLAFAPRPSELGPPDPRLAMGSVGSGVAHAQEFAMKSVGTRTGGGGSQGSFPGPRGSGSGASRERPSRYPSEDKALANSLYLNGELRGSDHTDVCGNVVGSSGGSSSSGGSDKAPPQYREPSHPPKLLATSGKLDQCSEPLVRPSAFKPVVPKNFHSMQNLCPPQTNGTPEGRQGPGGLKGGLDKSRTMTPAGGSGGGLSDSGRNSLTSLPTYSSSYSQHLAPLSASTSHINRIGTASYGSGSGGSSGGGSGYQDLGTSDSGRASSKSGSSSSMGRPGHLGSGEGGGGGLPFAACSPPSPSALIQELEERLWEKEQEVAALRRSLEQSEAAVAQVLEERQKAWERELAELRQGCSGKLQQVARRAQRAQQGLQLQVLRLQQDKKQLQEEAARLMRQREELEDKVAACQKEQADFLPRMEETKWEVCQKAGEISLLKQQLKDSQADVSQKLSEIVGLRSQLREGRASLREKEEQLLSLRDSFGSKQASLELGEGELPAACLKPALTPVDPAEPQDALATCESDEAKMRRQAGVAAAASLASVDGEAEAGGENGTRALRREVGRLQAELAAERRARERQGASFAEERRVWLEEKEKVIEYQKQLQLSYVEMYQRNQQLERRLRERGAAGGASTPTPQHGEEKKAWTPSRLERIESTEI